In the Brachionichthys hirsutus isolate HB-005 chromosome 1, CSIRO-AGI_Bhir_v1, whole genome shotgun sequence genome, TAGCGGGACGCTCCGGTCCTTTTAGATTGAAATCACTTTAAAGGAATCAGAATGGACGACTTAGCAGTGAAACATTTCATGTGACGGTTTGTGAGGAGTGGAagcgtttcctcttcctcagtgggACAACGGCGGATCAGGTTTCCTGCTGCGCTGCATCGTAACCTCACTTTAACTAACACTGTCATCAGCTAACATTTACTGccccactctcacacacacacacacacacacacacacacacacggacacacactcacgcacgcagGTTTTCTTGCTGACGGGGTGTGACTGGTGAACGCAGCATTATTAGGGCGATGTCTGGTTGGTACCAGGAACTCCGTCCTCCCACGAAATTccttgctgttttctgtgtgttctgGTTGTGATAAGACATttactttctgtgtgtgtgtgtgtgtgtgtgtgtgtgtgtgtgtgttaacattCAGCATTTCATCGCTAGCTTTTCGTTGGATGATAGAATTTAGAAACGTGGTACACTGAAATACAAAATTTACtatgtttaatatttaaatataaaattttatatatatataaattgaaCATTTATAAAAATTATATTCTTGAATTAATTGCTTTTCTTGAAATGTATTGATTAAATTAATATGTGATATGAAGCTGGATCTGATCACAGGATGTTTAAAAACTAATTCCTATGAATTTAAATCAATTGCATTTGATGTAAttatattctttcttttttattaatctaTAATTTCACAGTaaaattaattttatatttgagaggaaaaaaagaggaaatgttaACGAGTTCGGAAATTTTGAGTCCAGAGAAATTATATTCCTGAAATAAACCAAATCCATTGACGAGACGTTTCATTAAGTAACAGAGTATTTAAGAGTTTATCAATTCTGATTTTATTCATAGATATAATCCAATAATATTTTACCGATGCATTTCAGGACATTGATTTAAATGATTTTGGGTTGCTATGTTACGAGAATGAAAagtgttcttcttcttcttcattcttCTCTCAGTGATCGCTCCTGCTGCACcataacccttaaccctaatACAAACCCTTACCCTATCGCTTACCCTTAACCCTAActctaacccttaaccctaactcTAACATTATAATTTGgtttattgcatgtttttatttcaattaattATAATCATTCATGCTGggatttaattttaatttccgCACCCTCCCCCCTATATTTTTTCAAATAAACTTtctcttattattattcatacatttgtacttatttatttaaaaaataaattagtaaaaaatatatatttttatatctttagaataaaaaaaatatatttatgtaattgtttttaatttaatgtattttgcAGGTCAACTCTAGCCTGCAATTGTCGGCGTTTGAAACCTGCCCTCCTCCGTTTAGGGGAATAGTAAAAGTCACTGAGACCTGGTGTCCTCTactttattttctcatgtatAAATACTTTTAACAGCCACCGTGACATCTGTGATATTTGTGTGTCCTAATTAATGTAACATTTTTAAGTATATTACATAGCCCCGGCGTACTCTCTTTGAGTACTGCGTTTTTACGTTAACCTAACACTAACCTTGACGACAACCCGAACCAGCATGCAGTTTCAGTTAGCTCTGTTGCTAACTGGTTAACCGTTACCGCATAATCTATCGGGACAGACCAGGGTTtacttttattctctctctgtcCGAAAATACATCTTCAGAATATTTCTTACACTTTAATTCAAACACTGACAGGCTCTAATACTGGTTTCATTATTTGTagtcattttaatttgctcTCACCTGTAAATCGCTTTGGCTAAACGCATGATTCAAAGTAAATGTAATCTATATTTAAATCttatatttaattaatattcaCATCTGTGGAGCCTGAAACAAGAAGTCATTGCCAGAgcaatctttttttaaactagaTTGTTTATTAAATCTTCTCACaaattagtaaaataaaaaaaccctaataacaataataatatttcatatgtgagttttattttattatttttgcaacaTCCCCTGTTTTTGTGCGCGGAAAATGCAAAGATGTGTCTGATTTTATACGTCAGCAAAAATATCAAATTCATGAGTTTGAGGTCTGTAAACTCGGTGATACTCTTGGCTTTACACGGTTAAATACTACTAATGATATTAACCATCTTGATGCTGCTGGAGAACTCACACTCTTCGTCACTCACACTCTTCGTCACAGTTGATCGCTTAGGACGGTCGTCACAGGAACTTCGTGCTGATTCGGTATCTATGGAAACAGTTCTGCTCTAATTAGACTGGCATTAACCTGGTAGTTAGCGACACCTGCAGGGACTGGCATTAACCAGGTAGTTAGCGACGCCTGACAGTCACCGGCATTAACCAGGTAGTTAGCGACGCCTGACAGTCACCGGCATTAACCAGGTAGTTAGTGACACCTGACAGTCACCGGCATTAACCAGGTAGTTAGCGACACCTGACCTTCACTGGCATTAACCAGGTAGTTAGCGACGCCTGCAGTCACTGGCATTAACCAGGTAGTTAGCGACGCCTGACAGTCACCGGCATTAACCCGGTAGTTCACTAGAATGTGTGCGTGTTACAGGTGATGGAGCTGTagtttagcagcagcagcaggaggtttGGGATTCTCTTAATCGGGCCGCGTTGGTTCTTGCCGCTCTGTAATGATGGGATTATAGAGGCGAGCTCCTCGTCGCCgtccagaggagctgcagctttctgtcCGGAGATGGAACCTGACAGGAGGGTTGATGGAGGGAAACGGAGGGGAGTGAAGGCTGCAGCTAGCACGCCGCGTTGAGAGGCCAGGTAGCCGCCGCCTCCTTCATCCCGGGTCATCATTTATCAGGAATCGCTTTTCAAGGAGAAGGAGGTGTTGGCGCCACCAGGTGTACATCCACCCATCTTCATCCacccatctccatctcctcttgAGGAGCGGGGGGCTTGCCCCGGCGAGGAGCTGAGCCTGCTAAACCCCGCCGATCATGAATTATAGATGCAGAGGGAGGGAAGCGGCGCAGCGGGCAGCGCTTCAGCATGTAGCGCTAACAACACGAGCTTTGATCATAAGTCTGGGGAGGTTTTcgcctcagctgctgctgtgttcatgtgtttttatttcttgccCAATCAGAGAGGAAGGAGTCGCGTTTTGTGTTTTAGCCTTGTTGTCCGATCAGCAGCATCACAGGTCAGCAGAGACTGCTGTCCTGCATGTCCAGGGGATCAAAGCCATGAACAGACGCACTGATGGACACCGCCctctgacctgtgtgtgtgtgtgtgtgcgtgcgtgcgtgtgtgtatgtcgGTGAAGCAGTAAACACATTCCTTGTTCCTGATCCACCTGAAACTCAGATTCTAACTCAGGTGAAGATGAAGGTTTATTATTTCAAGTCAATATCATCAACACATGTTTTACAGCTATTACAAAAATATTGATTACACGAGACATATCTGAGACATATATGCGTGTTTACATCATTTAGTCAATTTCAATTTAGTAAATTACTTTCATGTCTAGAAACAGGCTAGCCTTCATGTACTAAGTGAACACTGCTTCAAGTTAGGACCTCGTTACATGACATGCTCTACACGCGTGTCCTCATCCAGAGCGTGTCCCTGCTCTCTGTTAACAGGACTAGGACCTCGTTACATGACATGCTCTACACGCGTGTCCTCATCCAGAGCGTGTCCCTGCTCTCTGTTAACAGGACTAGGACCTCGTTACATGACATGCTCTACACGCGTGTCCTCATCCAGAGCGTGTCCCTGCTCTCTGTTAACAGGACTAGGACATCGTTACATGACATGCTCTACACGCGTGTCCTCATCCAGCGCGTGTCCCTGCTCTCTGTTAACAGGACTAGGACATCGTTACATGACATGCTCTACACGCGTGTCCTCATCCAGCGCGTGTCCCTGCTCTCTGTTAACAGGCGATCTGCTGCACCCTGGTGAACTGTAAATGTGACAGCTTCAAGCCCGGGAAGCTGAAGAGGAGACAATGTGAAACCTGCAAACACGGCTGGGTGGCACACGGTAAGAGTTCTCTGCATCGCAGGTGATGTGAACACCCTGCAGGTACAtcttcctggaggaggaggagtgttttCATTGGTCCAGCTGTAGCCTTGTTCTGGCCTCCTGTGTAAAACCAAAATGGCCACCGGAGTCTGTCACTGATCAACGTGATCTAAGCCCATGACTTCATATAATTCAGGATGTGGCTTTCCAAGCGGTCACACATACTGGTGTGGATTACCACTGTCTACCAATGACTAGCCCTGAaggagcagctagcagctagcagctagcgccTGCTTTATCTCCAACAGTTAGCTTACGCTGTATCTTTAACGGGATTCTGTATTAATTTGCGTCTGTCATCTTTCCAGACGCtaaaaaagagagaatataTTTTCTTGCTAACCTGTGCTAAGGTCTTCCTACCTCCACATACTGACTTTAAAATCGGTGCTATCATAAAAGAGCTATCATAATATCTAACCCAGGAaattttgatttttggttttgtagctCTGAGTAAACTGAAGGTGCATCACATGTACCAGAGCAGCCAGGTGGAGATTGTGCACTCCAACGTGGTGTTCGATATCTGCAGCCTCATGCTGTATGGCACCCAAGCCATCCCCATCCGCCTCAAGATCCTCCTGGACCGCCTGTTCTCGGTCCTGAAGCAGGAGGAAGTGATCCAGATCCTCAATGCACTGGACTGGACTCTGCAGGACTACATACGAGGATAcgtgctgcaggtgagcaaGGGACACGCCATGTTTACAGCTGGATGCTGCTAGAATTAACTCTGAAAGCCAGAGCGAGACGAGAGCCTTCAATGAACTTCTTCTCACTGAAGGAGAATAATAAACCGCTGGCCAGCATTCTCAGTCAACGTAGTGATCCTTGTGCTAAGGAGGACATCAGGGACATGGACATCCCACCCAAACATTGAACCTGAAGGCTGACAGTAAAGTCAGAAGAGCTGCTTCTGAAGAACACACACAGttttcaacacacactcctctgtCAGATTTGTATATGATAGAGGGTTGAATATATAAAACTATTCTGGGGGAGGGATGGCAGGAGGatatgaagagagagagagagagagagagagagagacagagggtccttctgagaaagacaaagaggaagcaTGAATAAAGCAGGACAGAGAAGGGACTGGAGATGTGATGGACTCTGGAAACCTCCCCCAGGCCCAGCAGTGACCAAACGGCGTCAGGTACACTTCCTGTTCAGCCTACACTATGTCAGAGCGAGCTCCCAGCTTGATTAGTACTTCATCAAGTATTCAAACTGTGCTGCATTTAATTCATGTTAGTTCATTTAATGGCAAACGTAGAGTCAGAATCGTCGACAGGCGCCCAATGAATGCTCTGTGATGAAATATTAATCATGGTTACGGCATGAAGCCGCTCCTCAGTTTCAAAGATGCCCAAACTCACATGTGATTACTGCTCGGTGAGGAGAGCGGACCTGCCTGATCAATGAGAGCCGCCCTCTGATCACCACTCCCTCACTTGCGTGTCCAGATGTATGTGAGTGTATGTGTTAGCATActttatcgtgtgtgtgtgtgtgtgtgttctctgtctGCGTCTGCTGACGTCGAGCCAGTAAATCCACATGATTTAAATGAAGAGAAATGACCTGCAGGATGAAACACTGTGTGTAATGAGGGTTCTCAGGGTTCTGCACTGTCTGCTCGCATTAGCAGCCCATCTGATTCCTTTATTTAGCCGCCCTGCCAGTCACATTCATTGGGGGTGTCATGGAACCCACTCTGTGAATATGCATGAGCTGCCCAACACACACTTTTAATGCTAATGATGAAACTCCTCTCTCTCTAGGATGTAGCAGGGAAGGTGCTGGACCGCTGGGCCATCATGACATTCGAGGAGGAAATTGCCACACTGCAGCAGTTCCTGCGTTTTGGTGAGACCAAGTCTATAGTGGAGCTGATGGCTCTGCAGGACAAGGAGGGTCAGGCAGTTTTGGTTCCTAGCACCCGCACCAATTCAGATATCCGCACTTTCATTGAACGCAACACCCCACGAAATGCTGCCAACCTCACTACATCCAAAGTTGATAAGCTGAGCAGCAACAGCATGCATCATTTTGAGAACTTCATCAACGGCATGGCTTTCATGCTGCCATTCCAGCTGTTGGGCTCTGTTCCTGCACCGTTCCTGGCCTCTCCAGCAGGGTCAGTGCAGAACCAACAGCCATGCCAGGGATCAATGAAGCAGGAGATTCTGAGACGGGGTGATCAAGGACAGGGTGAGCTGGGGAAAGACAAGCCCATCTCTCTTACACACTTGCCAAAAACCAACTTGCTAGCATCCAGTTCTGTCTTGTATACTGCTGATCTCGACAGAACTGGAGAAAAGCCAATGGACTGTCTGGCCACCACAAAGATGGAGGCAGAGGACTTCTCCAACAGTGACAATTACTCAGACGGACCATCCACGCCGTGCACACCCTCCATAAGCTCTGATGTAATGCAGATGTCCCCTGAAGGGAAGCTACGTTCTCTGGATAGGAATGGGAGTGGCAGTGGAGGGGGTTCAGCAGGAAGTGGGGGAGGACACTCTCTGAAGAAGGGTCGTGTATTTTGCAACGCCTGTGAAAAGACATTCTATGACAAAGGCACTTTGAAAATCCATTACAATGCAGTGCACCTGAAGATTAAGCACAAATGTACCATTGAGGGCTGCAACATGGTATTCAGCTCACTGCGTAGTCGCAATCGCCACAGTGCCAACCCAAACCCACGGTTACACATGCCCATGAACCGTAACAACAGGGACAAAGATATGCGTGGAAGCTCCTCTGCTGACGAGGGCTCTCAAGGAGAAAAGAGGTCTGACTACGGAAGCCCTGTCAGCTCTGCAGAAAGTCATAAGTCAGTTTCCAGCTACATGGTAAGCCATGTGGACACTACCTCCAAACTCCACAGCAGTGCATTCCCTAGCATGGGCCAGAGTGGCATCCTCTTTCCCAATTTAAAAACGGTACAGCCAGTTCTACCTTTTTACCGCAGCCTGGTAACCCCAGCAGAGCTTGCAAATACACCAGGAACACTACCTTCCCTCCCCCTGTTGTCCTCCTCTATACCTGTCAAACCCATCACTGTCCCTGAACCCTACCTGACTGATCCGATACCAAAGAAAAAGTCTCGGAAGTCAAGCATGCCGATAAAGATAGAGAAGGAGGTAGTAGAGAGAGATGAGCAGCTGGATACGGACAGAAGCTCCGAGGATGAGGTTCCTCCCCAAGGCAGGGACAGGGAGGAGTGCGATGGTGCCCGGCCAGAGGCATATATGTGCGCAATTCAAGGTGGGGATGAGGAGAAGCGAGGGCCTTATCTTGgtgaagagaaagaaagcaaagcTACCAAGTATCTGCTGGACCAGACTTTAGGTGAGGACATGTCAAAGAATAGGTACAAGAATGATGCACCATGGCAAGCCGAAACAGGGGTCATCACCTGTGTACCCCTCCCATCTGAGAACAGACAAATGGAGAATCACTGTGATGAAGGTCTACCCTGCTGGGAGCCTGATCCCAATGAAGAGCAGGACAGGGACCATGAAAACTCATTGCATGCAGCTGAAAAGACTTCTGATCTCCGTTCAGATGAGTGTGAGCACAGGCTAACAAACGGGGGTACTCCACAGCTCACAGAACACGAGAGGGAGGGAGCCGACCATGGCACAGGTGACTACGGTGACCTGGGTTTGTCCCGCCTTGACGCCAACGCAGACTTGCCACACCACTGTGAGATCTGTAGAAAGATGTTTAAGAACCCCTACACTGTCAAGATGCACTACCAGAATGTCCACTTGAAGGAGATGCACATGTGCACAGTGGATGGCTGCAACGCCGCCTTCCCGTCCCGCAGGAGTCGAGACAGGTGAGCAGCAATCGTATTTTGTTCTAGCTGCAGATGTTGTGGGTTATGTTGTTCAGTTGTTGGTTTAAATGAAtgtcctgtctctctctcaaacatTGAAGAATTGTTAGACTCTAACAAAGGAACTGATTCAGCTGCTTGCAGATTTGAAATGTCCGACTGTGGTACTAGTACTCCAGATTCATCGGGTAAAGTTATTTGACTGTATTAGGAGACCTGTGACATCGTAGAAAAGCAAATCTCCACAGTTTGAAATTTAGTCAGCCTTGTTCAGTATTCCTCTGCCGTGGATTCAATGAGCAGATAACCAAACCAGTTGCAACCC is a window encoding:
- the bnc1 gene encoding zinc finger protein basonuclin-1, whose product is MTMAEAICCTLVNCKCDSFKPGKLKRRQCETCKHGWVAHALSKLKVHHMYQSSQVEIVHSNVVFDICSLMLYGTQAIPIRLKILLDRLFSVLKQEEVIQILNALDWTLQDYIRGYVLQDVAGKVLDRWAIMTFEEEIATLQQFLRFGETKSIVELMALQDKEGQAVLVPSTRTNSDIRTFIERNTPRNAANLTTSKVDKLSSNSMHHFENFINGMAFMLPFQLLGSVPAPFLASPAGSVQNQQPCQGSMKQEILRRGDQGQGELGKDKPISLTHLPKTNLLASSSVLYTADLDRTGEKPMDCLATTKMEAEDFSNSDNYSDGPSTPCTPSISSDVMQMSPEGKLRSLDRNGSGSGGGSAGSGGGHSLKKGRVFCNACEKTFYDKGTLKIHYNAVHLKIKHKCTIEGCNMVFSSLRSRNRHSANPNPRLHMPMNRNNRDKDMRGSSSADEGSQGEKRSDYGSPVSSAESHKSVSSYMVSHVDTTSKLHSSAFPSMGQSGILFPNLKTVQPVLPFYRSLVTPAELANTPGTLPSLPLLSSSIPVKPITVPEPYLTDPIPKKKSRKSSMPIKIEKEVVERDEQLDTDRSSEDEVPPQGRDREECDGARPEAYMCAIQGGDEEKRGPYLGEEKESKATKYLLDQTLGEDMSKNRYKNDAPWQAETGVITCVPLPSENRQMENHCDEGLPCWEPDPNEEQDRDHENSLHAAEKTSDLRSDECEHRLTNGGTPQLTEHEREGADHGTGDYGDLGLSRLDANADLPHHCEICRKMFKNPYTVKMHYQNVHLKEMHMCTVDGCNAAFPSRRSRDRHSANLNLHHKLLTKDSFSPAHSFHSPSFHCRDRDSVGPDYCHDHDPTGQTSVIFRGHNRMGLVFPMSKMSSTSYSTEASPIREMEGLGSGGEDGAVLDLSTSSSAPPRGNGGALSSWDSDGACSEEVEGAEEDEEVLPMEESDESCDGIGVGRLGSEESPFGADRTLGIGGGQDRLHGGGAGSPITCHVCQKVYSNKGTFRAHFKTVHLRLLHKCKVPGCETSFSSVRSRNRHSQNPNLHRNLGLSSGDPVDHD